A stretch of the Gracilinanus agilis isolate LMUSP501 chromosome 4, AgileGrace, whole genome shotgun sequence genome encodes the following:
- the FUT9 gene encoding 4-galactosyl-N-acetylglucosaminide 3-alpha-L-fucosyltransferase 9 — MTSTSKGIFRPFLITCIILGCFMACLLIYIKPTNSWIFGPIETSSSVLKMKNFFSSKTDDLNETIILIWVWPFGQTFDLSSCQPMFNIHGCHLTTDRALYNKSHAVLIHHRDISWDLTNLPQQARPPFQKWIWMNLESPTHTPQKSGIEHLFNLTLTYRRDSDIQVPYGSMTVSTNPLVFEVPSKKKLVCWVVSNWNPEHARVKYYSELSKSIEINTYGQAFGEYLNDKNLIPTISSCKFYLSFENSIHKDYITEKLYNAFLAGTVPVVLGPSRENYENFIPGDSFIHVDDFSSASELAKYLKELDRNDKLYLGYFNWRKTFTVNLPRFWETHACFACDHVKRHQEYKSVGNLEKWFWN, encoded by the coding sequence atgacatCGACATCCAAAGGAATTTTTCGCCCATTTTTAATCACCTGCATTATCCTGGGTTGTTTCATGGCATGCCTGCTCATTTACATCAAGCCTACCAACAGCTGGATCTTTGGCCCCATAGAGACAAGCAGCTCTgtactgaaaatgaaaaatttcttttccaGCAAAACTGACGATTTGAATGAAACCATCATATTGATTTGGGTATGGCCTTTTGGGCAGACATTTGACCTTTCCTCCTGTCAACCAATGTTTAACATCCATGGGTGTCATCTTACCACAGATCGAGCCCTTTACAACAAATCCCACGCTGTCCTGATTCACCATCGAGACATCAGTTGGGATCTCACTAATTTACCCCAGCAGGCTAGACCACCATTCCAGAAGTGGATTTGGATGAACTTGGAATCTCCTACCCACACACCCCAGAAGAGCGGCATTGAACACCTCTTCAATCTAACTCTGACTTATCGTCGAGACTCAGATATACAAGTGCCTTACGGCTCCATGACGGTCAGCACAAATCCTCTTGTGTTTGAAGTGCCAAGCAAGAAGAAGCTGGTGTGCTGGGTTGTCAGTAACTGGAATCCTGAGCATGCAAGAGTCAAATATTACAGCGAGCTAAGCAAAAGCATCGAAATTAATACCTATGGACAAGCGTTTGGAGAGTATCTGAATGATAAAAATTTGATTCCCACCATATCTTCTTGTAAGTTTTACCTTTCCTTTGAAAACTCGATCCACAAAGATTACATCACAGAAAAACTCTACAATGCCTTTCTGGCTGGTACAGTCCCTGTCGTGCTAGGTCCATCTAGGGAAAACTATGAGAATTTTATTCCGGGAGACTCCTTCATTCATGTCGATGATTTTAGTTCTGCCAGCGAGCTAGCCAAATATCTCAAGGAGCTAGACAGAAACGATAAGCTCTATCTTGGTTACTTTAACTGGAGGAAGACCTTCACAGTGAATCTGCCGAGGTTCTGGGAAACACACGCATGCTTTGCTTGTGACCACGTGAAGAGACACCAAGAATACAAGTCCGTTGGTAATCTAGAGAAATGGTTTTGGAATTAA